The Macadamia integrifolia cultivar HAES 741 chromosome 4, SCU_Mint_v3, whole genome shotgun sequence genome contains the following window.
TTGGAAGAGTACCTCTGTGCAACGAAACCGATCCTCCCCAATCGTAATTCCTTGACCGTCGGGTAGCTCATACCTCTTCTCAGTTGATGAACTGCTATTGCTGCTGCTCCTTGTGGATTCTAACTCAACCTCATAATCCAAAGCCACATAGGCAAGCTTCTCTTTCACATGATCAAATAGAATTTTCGAATTCAAACATGATTCTTTCTTGATCATGAATTTCATTAGAGCATCTGTAACATCAGACCCACCAAGATCAAtcctttgaattgaatttgggaTTGGGTAACCTTCATAGATGGGAACAGAGTGGGTAACTCCATCACCACAATCCAGCACAATACCTGTAGTACGACCACTAGCATAGAGAGCAAGTACTGCAGGGATTTCAACAAACACATAGGGGAAATCAAAGGTCTCAAACATTATCTGGGTCATCTTCAATCTGTGACCTTTGGAGTAGAAAGGAACTCCAGTGAGGAAAACTGAATGATAATCAGGAGCAACGCGAAGTTCATTGTAACAGGTGTGATGAACTAAGGCTTCAATGTCATCCCAATCAGTAACAATCCCACGTTCAATTGGGTATTTGGATGTGAGAATACCTCTTCTGGATTCAGCTTCATCGCCCACATACGCATCTCTTATTACTGTAGAAGCTGTATGTGTTCTTGGCCTTCCCACAACACTTGAGAAGAGAGCTCTAGGAGCATCATCGCCTCCAAATCCAGCCTTAATCATTCTAGATCCAATATCCAAAACAAGAGGTTGAAAGTCATCAACTTCCTCCATGCTTTCATCTAATTTTTGGGTCTTTTTTTGGATCTGCTAAGGAGAAGGGGCAAGTTAATGGCTGCCTTTTGAGGATCAGAGAAAGGGTATAGgggccaagaagaagaagaatagagttTGGTTTGAAAGAGTAAAGAGAAGTTCAAATCTGGAGAGGAGGAAGATTAAAAGTATGAGGTTATCTACATCAAATACATGGGATAGCATAAATTATGCAAACCTTCTGAGtctctatttttttcatttttattttggtgaGAAACCTTCCTAGTCTTTAGTCCCccacccaaaaacaaaatccACACCTTCCTAGTCAATATTAAGTAAAGTCATTTCAttaaatttaacaaaaaaaaaaaaaagaacccttATAGCCATACTATAGTAAGGCGAATTTGTATACTCTACAGCCGGCTGTACCctccaactaggggtgtcaattcttaaaccgaaccggtaaaaccggtcggaccgaaccgataacaacatggaccaaatcgaaccgaagccttattgggtcggttcggtttggagtattgcaaccccaaaatcaaACNNNNNNNNNNNNNNNNNNNNNNNNNNNNNNNNNNNNNNNNNNNNNNNNNNNNNNNNNNNNNNNNNNNNNNNNNNNNNNNNNNNNNNNNNNNNNNNNNNNNAGAGTTGAATCTGACTTAAGCATTTCAGGAAACTCAAAAATGCAGTTGCATCCATTCCATCCATTACATACATTATAATAAATGTTTTAGACTACAACTACTACATTAACAAGTATCAGAAAAACAAGAATATACTAAGGCATTGAGATAAACTGATGCACCTCAAAAATTAAACGAATTGTATGTAAATATGTCATGTTTGAAAACAAAGTTACAGGACAAAATCAAGTTTTCTCAACACAGGTGCTGGCATGTCTGTGGCATATCAATAGGACTCGGTGAAGGCTACATTTCAGAAAATGAAATGCCCCAGTACCATCTGTCGCCATACATTCCCCAAGAAGCAAGCATAAAATGTTTCCTAAGGCCTAAaaagaaggaatttttttttaataaaaagcaTAATAGCATCACAGCATAATTCTTCATATATTGATACAGCACCCACTGCCATGGCAGAGGAAAGATCCATGCTATACTCAAACACAATAAAGGATGGGAATTTTTTAAGCAAACAAACCACGAGACTGGCGAAAGCACAGCATAGAAGCACATGACTGTGAGTTTCGTCTAAAAGAGTAAATTTAAACTTGAAAGAAAAAGTTCCCCACAACACCAAGGTACTATTTTTCCTCTcacataggtttttttttttttctctcatggTCTAACACCGTTCTCCGCACCGCCAATGGTGTGGCGTGCAGATTCCTCCCCAAACTAGCACCATGAGGAATTCTCTTTCATTTCAATTAATCAAATGTAAGCAGTCAACCGGTCTATAGCCAAGCTGGCAAAGTAATGTGGCGTGACTTAATTGTGATAATTGCCACTAATGAAATTCTCTAAAATAAAACCATGAACAGGCTTTTCTAAAAACTTTCCCAGCAATGTGAACCAAGACAATTTAAactagaaaaagaaattaataaagcTCTGTAATCTATGGTTTCATAAATTCAGAAGCCTATTGAAAGAAATCAATTGCCTATTTCTAGATGCATTGGCAttccctttttttcattttagttaTTGACATGCAAAGGGGGTGGTGAGGATTACAGATAACATAAAGTATCTTTAACTAATTCTTGTTCCCATTCAGGAAGGGGGAGGAGAATAGAACACTAAAATAGAACAAATTCACCGAGTGCTGGTCAGCACAAATAAATGAGACGTACCATTTTCAATTTTCCACTTAAACAAGAAAACTGCGAGTTTCAGCACAGAGAGTTGTTCATGTTCAAATTCTGCCTGAGTAAGTATGAGAAATAAGGACATCTTCACTGATAACAATTCTGGTATGTATGGCAATCCAAGCTCTTTCTGAACGAGCAATACACTCTTTGACAGTTTGAAAATGGGCTCACTCCCACCAGAAAGCTTGTGGAAATCAGTATAAAATGATAGCAGAGTTTCCAACAGTTCGACGCTGCATAGTTGAGCCTCTTTGATCAACTGCTAAACAAGATTGAGAGATAAATTAACACAGATAAATCTTAAAAATGAAATTCGGATAATTAGCTTCTTAAAGATAACATAAGgtgacatttctaacacatcgTCGCTTGCTAAGAGTAACCCAATGAAGCTTCAGAAACATACCGATCCAGTTCCAACCACCTGCCTCAAGATCACCGTAAATGCATCCATCAGATATTCAGCAACGTCAACGAGATTTTTCATCTCCTGATAAAACCTTCAAACTTTAAGATTCTGAGTTGAGCGACAATATACTCATGGCCAGGAATGAAGGAAATAAAATGAGTAACTGCGAAAAGTGCCTAAGGAGTAAGGAGGATAACTTGGCCGACAAGTACACTTACTTCTGCATTTTTCCGCGGAAAATATTTGAAGCCTTCCATCATCAACTTGACAATGGGCATAGCTTCGAATGGAAACGAGCAAGACAGTGACGCAATAGAGGAAACTAAAAGCCTTGTGAACGAAAACGATGAAGCAGATGAAGATACCCGTAGTATCGAGAAATTCAAGAAAGGCCTTAAGAATTTACAAACTTTCACAAGTCCCGTGCGCTTGTTCTGCGCTATTAACAAGAGCACTTGCTGTACAAGCTCCGGTTGAACCTCAGTTCGACATGAAACGACCTGCAATAAAACTCCACACATTAAGTAAGAATTCAAAATCTTCGATAACCATACCTAATTAGACCCAGTCAAAAACCTCTCAAAACCTTGACGAAAGGATGAGTCTCCGGAGAATCCAACCGCCACAACGTATCGTTCTTCTGAAATGCGAAGCGAACAAGAAACCCTAACCCTTTGACGAAGACATTAACGAAACGCGAGTCGCAACCGTCGAGAGccgattgaagttcaagtaaacCATGGGGAACCTCAAGGTAACCCTCTTTGACGAAGCGGCAAAGTTCCCGAACCGATTGATCGACGACGGCAGCAGAAGTGGAGTGAAGACACTGAGAAATAGCATCCCTTCCGGAATCAGAGTTCGCGCCTATGTTTGACGGAGCAGATCGGAGTTTTTCAAAGATGGAAATCACTGCATATCTCTGCATTGAGGGTTGAGGAACACGAATCCTCTCGAGGAGGAGAGAGTATGAATCCATAGGAGACAAGAATGAGGAACAGCTACAGTCTTGCTATGCTACCTAATCCATGGCTATACTTTAGGCTCCAAGAGAGTAAGAATGCTTTTCACAGCACCGACTGAGGCAAAAATGAAGAATCCTTCGGTTTTTTATGCCTGGAACGCTCCGTTTCTTGATATACCTAAAAACGAAAgaactttctctcctctcagATATAGTAAACagagaaaatatacaataaaagTGAAAGGCGGACTTCTGGAAAAGGTAATCCGTTTGTCTCATGTAACGTTTACAAATTTTTAAAATTGGTCTTTGGTGTAATATTCCCAACACCTTTCGCTGTTTGCTTCGCCGATTCAGTTTTCGTATTTCGCAGAAAAAACACGAGGAAGATGAAATAAAAAGGTGTTCATGGCAAATCAATCAGGTGAGGGTTTCGAAAAAAGGGCGGTGTGAGAAGGAATCTACATGGTAAACCAATGAAAGGTTCGAAAATAGTACCATTCATATGGAGTTCATATGAAACCATCAATATAGGCCTCATATGGTTAGATTAGTGAAAGACTGTGAATGTGTGCACTTATTTTATCAAATATAAGTACGAATATGGGTCACTTGCTTATTATTACCCTCGGTCCATTGTTAGAGGTGTCAAAACTTAGCCCAAACCAATCAAATTGATCGGAAAAATTCAGACATAACCTAAtaggattggttttggattgagaTATGTTGGGATCAGCGGAAAACTGGtctaaatcaaaaccaatcaataaccaaatcgaatgaaaccaataaaaaaagggtaatttacagcgccaccccttggagaatgccattattatagggacaccccctctctttcaccaaattaaactcagaccccctaccgttagtctctgttaagtgatgctatgaaatgacattttaacCCTTATAagtaaaacacccttatcttattatcccaaaaatacccctctcttcACACGTATACCGTTTCATTAACTCTGTATCACTCTCTCTCCATGGCCGAGGTGAAGGAATCTCTGTTGTTGCTACCGCCGTAGTCGCCGGAAGGGGGTTCGTAGCCACTAATCTGAAAAGCCTTGAGGAACGTCGGAAGGCTTGTGAGAGTGTTACCATTGTGACTACTGAAGTTATTGTAGGATAAATAGAGGACTTGCAAAAGTGGCATTTTATCCACAATATCAGATGGAAACTCCCCTTTTAGAGAATTATTCTCAACATCAAGCCATTTCAGCTTTGTGGAATTTGCTAGGGCAGGGGGAATCTGACCCACAAGCTGATTAGACCACAGTAGcaaaaatctcaattccttcaaATGACAGTGATTCCACAAAGGGATTTCACCACCAAGAGAATTGTTAGAAAGATCCATGTACTCCAAATAAGAAGATCCATTGCAAAAGAGCGATGACGGAATCTTACCCACAAGCCGATTACTTCCCAAATTCAGATAATCCAGTTGATGGAGAGCACCCAATTCCACAGGAATC
Protein-coding sequences here:
- the LOC122077229 gene encoding actin-7-like, which gives rise to MEEVDDFQPLVLDIGSRMIKAGFGGDDAPRALFSSVVGRPRTHTASTVIRDAYVGDEAESRRGILTSKYPIERGIVTDWDDIEALVHHTCYNELRVAPDYHSVFLTGVPFYSKGHRLKMTQIMFETFDFPYVFVEIPAVLALYASGRTTGIVLDCGDGVTHSVPIYEGYPIPNSIQRIDLGGSDVTDALMKFMIKKESCLNSKILFDHVKEKLAYVALDYEVELESTRSSSNSSSSTEKRYELPDGQGITIGEDRFRCTEVLFQPSSIMGMRVAGIHETIYNSIMKCPIDTRRYFYGNIVVTGGSTMLPGFTDRLRKEISGLAASRMKMKVVVAPPEGKYSDWIRGSLLSSFSGFMKMWISKEEYYETGPSIAQLKYCF
- the LOC122077230 gene encoding protein RST1-like isoform X1 translates to MDSYSLLLERIRVPQPSMQRYAVISIFEKLRSAPSNIGANSDSGRDAISQCLHSTSAAVVDQSVRELCRFVKEGYLEVPHGLLELQSALDGCDSRFVNVFVKGLGFLVRFAFQKNDTLWRLDSPETHPFVKVVSCRTEVQPELVQQVLLLIAQNKRTGLVKVCKFLRPFLNFSILRVSSSASSFSFTRLLVSSIASLSCSFPFEAMPIVKLMMEGFKYFPRKNAEEMKNLVDVAEYLMDAFTVILRQVVGTGSQLIKEAQLCSVELLETLLSFYTDFHKLSGGSEPIFKLSKSVLLVQKELGLPYIPELLSVKMSLFLILTQAEFEHEQLSVLKLAVFLFKWKIENGTSHLFVLTSTR
- the LOC122077230 gene encoding protein RST1-like isoform X2, producing MDSYSLLLERIRVPQPSMQRYAVISIFEKLRSAPSNIGANSDSGRDAISQCLHSTSAAVVDQSVRELCRFVKEGYLEVPHGLLELQSALDGCDSRFVNVFVKGLGFLVRFAFQKNDTLWRLDSPETHPFVKVVSCRTEVQPELVQQVLLLIAQNKRTGLVKVCKFLRPFLNFSILRVSSSASSFSFTRLLVSSIASLSCSFPFEAMPIVKLMMEGFKYFPRKNAEEMKNLVDVAEYLMDAFTVILRQVVGTGSLIKEAQLCSVELLETLLSFYTDFHKLSGGSEPIFKLSKSVLLVQKELGLPYIPELLSVKMSLFLILTQAEFEHEQLSVLKLAVFLFKWKIENGTSHLFVLTSTR